In a genomic window of Gloeocapsopsis dulcis:
- a CDS encoding alpha/beta hydrolase yields the protein MRLRFLHLAAAVVASTGIFFSSHGIFEIPVANAAERVVLRYRIFRQSVSVAELSRFAETGELSRSLRSNLARAGQDPATVRRYLTEPVKVNPIFLDRLLNSPVGNTLLDEVSQVIYTPSRRADRQALRAALVLSARDGQVSLIEVLQNYPTREVQVDGDRLEVAYRQLRRLSGNIQDILNRGGRVRDLLNQIS from the coding sequence ATGCGTTTGAGATTTTTACATCTTGCTGCTGCAGTAGTGGCAAGTACAGGTATTTTCTTTAGTAGTCATGGTATTTTTGAGATTCCTGTAGCTAATGCTGCTGAGCGAGTGGTACTTAGGTACCGGATTTTTCGACAATCAGTCTCTGTCGCCGAACTTTCTCGCTTTGCTGAGACTGGAGAACTTTCGAGATCGCTACGCTCTAATCTTGCCAGAGCAGGACAAGATCCAGCAACAGTACGTCGTTATTTAACTGAACCTGTCAAAGTCAATCCTATCTTCTTGGATCGTTTGTTAAATAGTCCTGTAGGCAATACTTTGCTTGACGAAGTTAGTCAAGTCATCTATACACCTTCACGACGAGCTGATAGACAAGCATTACGTGCTGCATTAGTTCTTTCTGCTCGTGATGGACAAGTTTCTCTGATTGAGGTGCTGCAAAACTATCCAACACGGGAAGTACAAGTAGATGGCGATCGCCTAGAAGTTGCTTATCGTCAGTTACGTCGCTTAAGTGGAAATATTCAAGATATCCTCAATCGCGGGGGACGTGTTCGAGACTTACTCAATCAAATAAGCTAA
- a CDS encoding DUF1565 domain-containing protein, whose protein sequence is MTNHGSDNHKSNIFRVISTKRRAPHLSLGAKASALLFVATGAILADTAITQSVAPKAIASSKKLAQFVVPTTNEPTSTPTPSPTLSPSPLPTTSPSPSPTPTPSPTLSPSPSPTLSPTQTTPTTPSTNQVPATTTVIYVNPQTGTDSAGAGSTAAAPYRTITYALSQAQPGTAIQLAPGNYSSETGEVFPLTIRQGVTLRGDDASKGQSIIITGGGEYVSPTFARQNVTVRAENNSAISGVTITNPNTRGTALWIESTNPTVTNNTFIESNRDGVFVTGAANPKIEANVFSKNGGNGISVARSAQGEIRNNTFQDTGFGLAIGGASSPLVAENQIKENQDGIYISESARPILRSNVIENNKRDGIVATVNAQPDLGTAESTGNNIIRSNERYDVYNATRGNTLLAVGNTLDAKRTSGRVNLVAPQFAFSDVQGLWAQPYIAALASREIIAGFPDGTFKPNEPVTRAQFAAIVSKAFAPTPQRQAQEFNDVNRNFWGYQAIQTAYRGGFVAGYPGGAFQPQQQIPRVQALVSLANGLNLRADNPNVLVAYADASQIPSYATDAVAAATQRQLVVNYPSPNQLNPNRPATRAEVAAFVYQALVNSGRAQEIASPYLVRVP, encoded by the coding sequence ATGACAAACCACGGTTCAGACAACCACAAATCAAATATTTTTAGAGTTATTTCTACTAAAAGGCGTGCGCCACATCTATCTTTAGGTGCAAAAGCGAGTGCATTATTATTTGTGGCTACAGGTGCAATTTTGGCTGACACAGCGATTACGCAAAGTGTAGCGCCCAAGGCAATCGCATCTTCTAAAAAGCTTGCTCAATTCGTTGTTCCAACAACAAACGAGCCGACTTCTACGCCAACACCTAGCCCGACTCTAAGTCCATCTCCGTTACCTACCACAAGTCCATCACCATCACCAACGCCAACACCTAGCCCGACTCTAAGTCCATCTCCGTCACCAACACTATCTCCAACTCAAACTACTCCGACGACACCAAGTACAAATCAAGTTCCAGCAACGACAACAGTTATTTACGTGAATCCCCAAACTGGAACCGATAGTGCTGGTGCTGGAAGTACCGCAGCAGCCCCTTACAGGACAATTACCTATGCACTCAGCCAAGCACAGCCAGGTACAGCGATTCAATTAGCACCTGGAAACTATAGCAGTGAAACAGGAGAAGTTTTCCCACTCACAATTAGACAGGGTGTAACCCTACGCGGCGATGACGCTAGCAAAGGGCAATCCATTATCATTACAGGCGGTGGAGAGTATGTGAGTCCCACATTTGCGCGGCAAAATGTCACAGTACGCGCTGAGAACAATAGTGCAATTAGTGGAGTAACAATTACCAATCCTAATACCCGGGGAACTGCGCTGTGGATTGAGTCTACGAATCCTACTGTAACGAACAATACTTTCATCGAGAGTAACCGCGACGGCGTTTTTGTTACTGGTGCAGCCAATCCTAAGATTGAGGCTAATGTCTTTAGTAAAAATGGCGGTAATGGTATTTCAGTAGCGCGTTCTGCTCAAGGCGAAATTCGCAATAATACATTCCAAGATACAGGTTTTGGGTTAGCGATCGGTGGTGCTTCCTCCCCGTTAGTCGCAGAAAATCAAATCAAGGAGAACCAGGACGGTATTTATATCTCTGAATCGGCTCGTCCTATTCTACGTAGCAACGTAATTGAGAACAACAAGCGTGACGGTATTGTAGCTACTGTAAATGCCCAACCAGATCTCGGTACTGCCGAAAGCACAGGCAATAACATCATCCGTAGTAATGAACGTTACGATGTTTACAACGCAACTCGCGGTAATACGTTACTTGCTGTTGGCAATACGCTTGATGCTAAGCGTACCTCAGGAAGAGTGAATCTTGTTGCGCCACAATTTGCCTTTAGTGATGTGCAGGGATTATGGGCACAACCTTATATCGCAGCCTTAGCATCGCGAGAGATTATTGCTGGTTTTCCTGATGGCACTTTCAAGCCCAATGAACCAGTAACGCGGGCGCAATTTGCAGCAATTGTGAGTAAAGCGTTTGCTCCAACACCGCAACGTCAAGCGCAGGAATTCAATGATGTTAACCGTAATTTCTGGGGATATCAAGCTATTCAAACTGCTTACCGAGGCGGCTTTGTTGCTGGTTATCCAGGTGGTGCATTTCAACCACAGCAACAGATTCCTCGGGTTCAAGCATTAGTTTCTTTAGCCAATGGCTTGAATTTGCGTGCTGATAATCCAAACGTACTTGTTGCTTATGCAGATGCTTCCCAAATTCCGAGTTATGCTACCGATGCAGTTGCTGCAGCAACTCAAAGGCAACTTGTCGTGAACTACCCGTCACCAAATCAATTAAATCCCAATCGCCCTGCTACGCGTGCTGAAGTTGCAGCATTTGTCTATCAAGCACTTGTGAATTCTGGGCGAGCACAAGAAATTGCATCACCTTATCTAGTCAGAGTTCCTTAG
- the nusA gene encoding transcription termination factor NusA, whose product MSMVSLPGLKDLIENISRERNLPRVAVQSALREALLKGYERYRRAQNLDKRHFDEEFFENFEVELDVEEEGFRVLATKTIVEEISDPDHQISLREVQEVAEEAQLGSEVVLDVTPEQKEFGRMAAMQTKQVLAQKLRDQQRQMIQEEFQDLEGTVLQARVLRFERQSVIMAVSSGFSQPEVEAELPKREQLPNDNYRANATFKVYLKKVSQGQQRGPQLVVSRADAGLVVYLFANEVPEIEDEVVRIVAVAREANPPSRYVGPRTKIAVDTLERDVDPVGACIGARGSRIQVVVNELRGEKIDVIRWSPDPATYIANALSPARVDEVRLMDPELRQTHVLVAEDQLSLAIGKEGQNVRLAARLTGWKIDIKDRAKYDYAAEDAKFAAAAAEYQAQQAQMEQEEDYDDELEEFTETMEVSDAPA is encoded by the coding sequence CTCGCGTTGCCGTACAGTCAGCACTCCGCGAAGCGCTATTAAAAGGTTACGAGCGTTATCGTCGCGCGCAAAATTTAGATAAGCGGCATTTTGACGAAGAATTTTTTGAGAATTTTGAAGTTGAACTTGATGTAGAAGAAGAAGGCTTTCGCGTTCTTGCAACTAAAACAATTGTGGAAGAAATCAGCGATCCCGACCATCAGATTTCCTTGCGCGAAGTTCAAGAAGTTGCAGAGGAAGCGCAACTTGGTAGTGAAGTTGTACTAGATGTAACTCCTGAACAAAAAGAGTTTGGTCGGATGGCAGCAATGCAAACTAAGCAAGTGCTGGCGCAAAAACTCCGCGACCAACAACGGCAAATGATTCAAGAAGAGTTTCAAGATTTAGAAGGTACTGTGCTGCAAGCGAGGGTTCTGCGCTTTGAACGACAGTCAGTTATTATGGCAGTCAGCAGTGGTTTTAGTCAGCCCGAAGTCGAAGCAGAACTACCCAAGCGCGAACAATTGCCTAACGATAACTACCGTGCGAATGCTACGTTCAAAGTTTACTTAAAAAAAGTTTCGCAAGGTCAGCAACGCGGTCCTCAACTCGTCGTTTCGCGAGCTGATGCTGGTTTGGTAGTCTATCTTTTTGCTAACGAAGTCCCAGAAATAGAAGATGAAGTTGTGCGAATTGTCGCAGTGGCACGTGAAGCAAATCCACCATCGCGCTATGTTGGTCCTCGCACGAAAATTGCTGTTGATACTTTAGAACGAGATGTCGATCCCGTGGGTGCGTGTATTGGAGCGCGGGGATCGCGGATTCAAGTAGTTGTCAATGAACTACGTGGCGAAAAAATTGACGTCATTCGTTGGTCTCCAGATCCAGCAACCTATATTGCTAATGCACTGAGTCCTGCTCGCGTAGATGAGGTTCGCTTGATGGATCCAGAGTTACGTCAAACACACGTACTTGTTGCAGAAGACCAGCTAAGCTTGGCTATTGGTAAAGAAGGGCAAAATGTCCGCTTAGCTGCACGCTTAACAGGTTGGAAAATAGACATCAAAGACCGCGCGAAGTATGATTATGCAGCAGAAGATGCCAAGTTTGCCGCAGCAGCAGCAGAGTATCAAGCCCAGCAAGCTCAGATGGAGCAAGAAGAAGATTATGATGATGAATTAGAAGAATTTACAGAAACTATGGAAGTCAGTGATGCTCCAGCTTGA
- a CDS encoding low-complexity tail membrane protein — protein MSFRSEPMLWIHLSGLAVVPICLELCLLGLALGDPIFPVWLEVSLVAAIGVVPVLWMQLQRPFYIFAILAIALKQEKLTTQQCQILSLINTRVNKILALVAAVLLVTVLWQLYQIAPVAALDLFPSKWRVLGLLLAGCSFALGNLFFQIPLSVVRVLVTSDAEFAATKPYSQEKIAPDFTILGLQVNQLIPKFANTHTEN, from the coding sequence ATGTCTTTCCGCTCAGAACCCATGTTATGGATTCATCTTTCTGGGTTAGCTGTTGTACCAATTTGTTTAGAATTATGCTTATTGGGATTGGCACTAGGAGATCCGATATTTCCTGTATGGTTAGAAGTATCTTTAGTTGCTGCTATTGGCGTTGTCCCCGTGCTGTGGATGCAGCTGCAGCGTCCATTCTACATTTTTGCGATTTTGGCGATCGCACTCAAACAAGAAAAACTGACTACGCAGCAGTGCCAAATCCTAAGTTTAATTAATACTCGCGTTAATAAGATACTAGCTCTTGTAGCTGCAGTATTATTGGTAACAGTACTGTGGCAGTTGTACCAGATCGCACCAGTTGCTGCATTGGATTTATTTCCCAGCAAATGGCGTGTTTTAGGTTTGCTGCTGGCTGGCTGTAGCTTTGCACTTGGGAACTTATTTTTTCAAATTCCTTTAAGTGTGGTGCGGGTGCTTGTTACTAGTGATGCAGAATTTGCTGCAACAAAACCTTATTCTCAAGAAAAGATAGCACCGGATTTTACAATTTTAGGTTTGCAGGTAAATCAACTTATACCCAAGTTCGCAAACACTCACACGGAAAACTGA
- the infB gene encoding translation initiation factor IF-2, with translation MNNGKVRIYDLSKELNLDNKDLLAICDQLNIAVKSHSSTISEIEAERIRALAEKYVAERSASRRESTTQAHHPNKTKPRPNLPPKQQILEIRKPKTPPRPNQNLAESQVTSTSSQSQEESPLAPRPFASPSTQPKPMTPPPRPVRAVSDGAKEAVSDNRDEHRTNQVEVQKKEPQKPQLVEPPARPAAPTTSQLNLPERPILKRDQTQNRNRPATVEARADSGGEKPARRFVQKPEQIAKGEPVPELQRPKVSRYNEPATTNRPKLAGAGSVEADEAATDQPAALLELEDPEKLLKRPTPPRPQKGGKKWQEEEIDEGQDSGSKAGKAGTKAKRMKPIIDLDDEEDIDDADLDIEAPIKVSLSIARPPKQKAARPGQAASAAVSAVSAIKSKKMAPPREQNRRREPEQKEERPEKIVITGTMTVQELAQALVTPDTEIVKILFLKGIAVNITQNLDIPTLTMVANELGVEVETAEPEAEARKVTEMLDVEDLENLQRRPPVVTIMGHVDHGKTTLLDSIRKTKVAQGEAGGITQHIGAYHVDVEHNGQMQQVVFLDTPGHEAFTAMRARGARVTDIAILVVAADDGVRPQTIEAISHAQAAEVPIIVAINKIDKEGAQPDRVKQELTQYGLTSEEWGGETIMVPVSAIKGENLDTLLEMILLVAEVEELSANPDRLAKGTVIEAHLDKAKGPVATLLVQNGTLKVGSVLVAGSAFGKVRAMVDDHGRRVDVASPSFAVEVLGLSDVPAAGDDFEIFSQEKEARVLAEARASKQRQSRLMQGRATLTSVSAQAQEGELKELNLILKADVQGSVEAIIGSLKQLPQNEVQIRLLLAAPGEVTETDIDLAAASNAVIIGFNTTLASGARQAADEAGVDVREYNIIYKLLEDIEGALEGLLEPELVEESLGQAEVRAVFPVGRGAVAGCYVLSGKLIRNCKVRVRRGSKVVYEGTLDSLKRMKEDVREVNAGYECGIGIDRFNDWAEGDILEAFQMVTKRRTLGGSRS, from the coding sequence ATGAATAACGGCAAAGTAAGGATATACGATTTGTCAAAGGAATTGAATTTAGATAACAAAGATCTACTAGCAATTTGTGACCAGCTTAACATTGCGGTTAAAAGTCACAGCAGCACAATTAGTGAAATTGAGGCGGAACGAATTCGCGCCTTAGCAGAAAAATACGTCGCTGAGCGTTCGGCTTCGCGACGAGAATCAACAACCCAAGCACATCACCCTAACAAAACTAAACCCAGACCTAACTTGCCACCAAAGCAGCAAATTTTAGAAATTCGGAAACCAAAGACTCCCCCTCGTCCCAACCAAAATTTGGCAGAGTCTCAAGTCACCTCAACTTCTTCACAGTCGCAGGAAGAGTCTCCTCTGGCACCACGTCCTTTTGCATCACCATCAACACAGCCTAAGCCCATGACACCACCGCCTCGACCAGTACGTGCGGTATCGGACGGTGCAAAAGAGGCGGTATCTGACAATCGAGACGAGCATAGAACAAATCAGGTAGAAGTTCAGAAAAAAGAACCTCAAAAACCACAACTAGTTGAACCTCCAGCAAGACCTGCTGCACCGACAACATCACAGCTTAATTTACCTGAGCGACCAATTCTGAAACGCGATCAAACTCAGAATCGCAACCGTCCAGCTACAGTAGAAGCACGCGCTGATAGTGGCGGGGAAAAACCTGCACGCCGTTTTGTTCAAAAACCTGAGCAAATTGCCAAAGGCGAACCTGTTCCAGAACTGCAAAGACCCAAGGTATCGCGGTATAACGAACCAGCAACGACCAATCGCCCCAAACTAGCAGGAGCAGGTAGTGTAGAAGCAGATGAGGCAGCGACAGATCAACCAGCTGCGCTTTTAGAACTAGAAGATCCAGAAAAGCTCCTCAAGCGACCAACACCTCCTCGACCACAAAAAGGCGGGAAGAAGTGGCAAGAGGAAGAAATTGACGAAGGACAAGACTCAGGTTCTAAAGCTGGGAAAGCTGGCACAAAAGCTAAGCGCATGAAACCCATCATCGATCTTGATGATGAAGAGGATATTGATGATGCCGATTTAGACATTGAAGCTCCCATCAAAGTTAGCCTTTCCATTGCACGTCCACCTAAACAAAAAGCTGCGCGTCCTGGACAAGCAGCAAGTGCAGCTGTGAGTGCTGTCAGTGCGATTAAAAGCAAAAAGATGGCTCCGCCACGCGAACAAAATCGTCGTCGCGAACCAGAGCAGAAAGAGGAACGCCCAGAAAAGATCGTTATTACAGGCACAATGACGGTTCAGGAATTAGCTCAAGCCTTGGTTACTCCTGATACAGAAATTGTCAAGATCTTGTTCCTCAAAGGTATTGCGGTTAATATCACGCAAAACTTAGACATTCCCACACTCACAATGGTGGCAAATGAGTTAGGCGTGGAAGTAGAAACTGCTGAACCTGAAGCTGAAGCTCGTAAAGTGACTGAAATGCTGGATGTGGAAGATCTGGAAAATCTCCAGCGTCGCCCGCCAGTAGTGACTATTATGGGTCACGTAGACCACGGTAAAACTACTTTACTTGACTCGATTCGCAAAACTAAGGTGGCGCAAGGAGAAGCTGGCGGTATTACCCAGCACATTGGTGCGTACCACGTTGATGTGGAACACAATGGGCAAATGCAGCAGGTTGTCTTCCTAGATACCCCTGGTCACGAAGCGTTTACGGCTATGCGGGCACGTGGAGCGCGGGTGACAGACATTGCCATTCTTGTTGTTGCTGCTGACGATGGGGTACGCCCACAAACTATCGAAGCAATCAGTCATGCTCAAGCGGCAGAAGTCCCAATTATTGTCGCTATCAACAAAATTGACAAAGAAGGCGCACAACCAGATCGTGTCAAACAAGAACTTACGCAGTATGGGCTAACCTCAGAAGAATGGGGTGGCGAAACCATCATGGTACCTGTCAGTGCAATCAAGGGAGAAAACTTAGATACACTCCTAGAAATGATTCTTTTGGTCGCCGAAGTAGAAGAACTTTCGGCTAACCCAGATCGTCTTGCCAAAGGCACAGTAATTGAAGCACATCTCGATAAAGCGAAAGGACCTGTTGCGACTTTATTAGTCCAAAACGGAACTTTAAAAGTGGGTTCTGTTTTAGTTGCTGGCTCGGCATTTGGTAAAGTTCGGGCAATGGTTGACGATCACGGACGGAGAGTAGACGTCGCTTCACCCTCGTTTGCAGTAGAAGTATTAGGCTTGAGCGATGTGCCAGCCGCTGGCGATGATTTTGAAATCTTCTCTCAAGAGAAAGAAGCTCGTGTGCTCGCAGAAGCCCGCGCCAGCAAACAACGGCAATCGCGCCTGATGCAGGGACGTGCGACACTAACTAGCGTTTCGGCACAAGCACAAGAAGGCGAGCTGAAAGAACTCAATTTGATCTTGAAAGCCGATGTCCAAGGTTCGGTAGAAGCAATTATTGGTTCGCTCAAACAACTGCCACAAAACGAAGTGCAAATTCGCTTGTTGCTGGCTGCCCCAGGAGAGGTGACAGAAACTGATATTGACTTGGCTGCTGCGAGTAATGCTGTCATTATTGGCTTCAATACAACGCTAGCTAGTGGTGCTCGACAAGCTGCCGATGAAGCAGGCGTGGATGTTCGAGAATACAATATCATCTACAAACTGCTAGAAGATATTGAAGGCGCATTAGAAGGTCTATTAGAACCAGAACTTGTTGAGGAATCACTCGGTCAAGCTGAAGTACGTGCTGTTTTCCCTGTGGGTCGTGGCGCTGTTGCTGGTTGCTATGTGCTCTCAGGTAAGCTGATTCGTAACTGTAAAGTACGAGTTCGTCGTGGCAGTAAGGTCGTCTATGAAGGCACGCTTGACTCCTTGAAACGGATGAAAGAAGACGTGCGCGAAGTCAATGCTGGATATGAATGCGGTATTGGCATTGATCGATTCAACGATTGGGCTGAAGGAGATATCCTTGAAGCCTTCCAAATGGTGACTAAACGCCGTACCCTAGGAGGGTCTAGGAGCTAA
- a CDS encoding DUF3493 domain-containing protein: MVKPNSKKTSNKRFTPEQYARLKAEAAAPYRGLRKFVYFSFGASGFIGALIFLTQLAAGRDVETALPNFALQVGVVALMIFLFRWDRDSRKS, encoded by the coding sequence ATGGTAAAACCAAATTCAAAAAAAACCAGCAATAAACGTTTTACTCCTGAGCAATATGCCCGCTTAAAAGCTGAAGCTGCTGCTCCCTATCGAGGCTTACGTAAATTTGTTTATTTTAGCTTTGGTGCTTCTGGATTTATTGGAGCATTAATTTTCCTAACTCAATTAGCAGCTGGACGTGATGTTGAGACGGCTTTACCTAATTTTGCGCTCCAAGTTGGAGTTGTAGCTTTAATGATATTCCTATTTAGATGGGATCGGGACTCGCGTAAAAGTTAA
- a CDS encoding YlxR family protein, with protein sequence MKPNYRRCISCRKVALKHEFWQIVRVYPSGELQLDQGMGRSAYLCPQASCLQTAQKKNLLRRSLRTSVPEAIYQALWQRLLTNQLVSDQKIETTAPVPNKN encoded by the coding sequence ATGAAACCTAACTACCGACGCTGTATTAGTTGTCGTAAGGTTGCTTTAAAACATGAGTTCTGGCAAATTGTCCGCGTCTATCCTTCTGGGGAGTTACAATTAGATCAGGGTATGGGGCGTTCCGCATATCTTTGTCCGCAAGCAAGCTGTTTGCAAACAGCTCAGAAGAAAAATCTGTTGCGGCGATCGCTGCGGACGTCTGTACCCGAAGCCATTTATCAAGCCTTATGGCAACGTTTATTAACAAACCAACTTGTCAGCGATCAGAAAATTGAAACTACAGCACCTGTTCCAAATAAAAATTAA